From a region of the Mycobacterium intracellulare ATCC 13950 genome:
- a CDS encoding FAD-binding oxidoreductase has protein sequence MLRRLAGLVGSNHVVTDPDVLAARSVDHTGRYRGRASALVRPGSPEQVAEVLRVCRDAGAHVTVQGGRTSLVAGTVPEHDDVLLSTERLHAIGDVDTVESRIEVGAGATLAAVQRAAAAANLVFGVDLSARDTATVGGMASTNAGGLRTVRYGNMGEQVIGVQVALPDGSLLRRHSRVRRDNTGYDLPALFVGAEGTLGVITGLDLRLHAIPPHRVTAICGFADLDALVSAGRIFRDVDGIAALELIDGRAAALTREHRGVGAPVTGDWLLLVELAADHDQTERLAGLLENVPMCGEPAVGVDLAAQQRLWQVRESLAEVLGVYGPPLKFDVSLPLSAISEFERQAVDLVSTHAPGALPVLFGHIGEGNLHLNVLRCPGEQERHLYEPMMDLIARCGGNVSSEHGVGSRKRPYLAMSREPADIAAMRTLKAALDPTGYLNAAVLFE, from the coding sequence ATGCTGCGTAGGCTGGCCGGCCTGGTCGGATCGAATCACGTCGTCACCGACCCCGACGTGCTGGCGGCGCGCAGCGTCGACCACACCGGCCGCTACCGCGGGCGGGCGAGCGCGCTGGTGCGGCCCGGCTCGCCCGAGCAGGTCGCCGAGGTGCTGCGGGTGTGCCGCGACGCGGGCGCGCACGTGACGGTGCAGGGCGGCCGGACCTCACTGGTGGCCGGCACCGTCCCCGAACACGACGACGTGTTGCTGTCCACCGAGCGGCTGCACGCCATCGGTGACGTCGACACCGTCGAGAGCCGCATCGAGGTCGGCGCCGGAGCCACCCTGGCCGCGGTGCAACGGGCCGCGGCCGCGGCCAATCTCGTGTTCGGTGTGGACCTGTCCGCCCGCGACACGGCGACCGTCGGCGGCATGGCGTCGACCAACGCCGGCGGCCTGCGCACCGTCCGGTACGGCAACATGGGTGAGCAGGTGATCGGCGTCCAGGTCGCGCTGCCCGACGGCTCGCTGCTGCGCCGCCATAGCCGGGTGCGCCGGGACAACACCGGCTATGACCTTCCGGCGCTGTTCGTGGGCGCCGAGGGCACGCTCGGCGTCATCACCGGGCTGGATCTGCGGCTGCACGCCATCCCCCCGCACCGGGTGACCGCCATCTGCGGATTCGCCGACCTCGACGCGCTGGTTTCCGCCGGCCGGATCTTCCGCGACGTGGACGGCATCGCGGCCCTGGAATTGATCGACGGCCGGGCCGCCGCGCTGACCCGCGAGCATCGCGGCGTGGGGGCCCCGGTCACCGGGGACTGGCTGCTGCTGGTGGAGTTGGCCGCCGATCACGACCAGACCGAGCGCCTCGCCGGGCTGCTCGAGAACGTGCCGATGTGCGGTGAACCGGCGGTGGGTGTGGATCTTGCCGCGCAGCAACGGTTGTGGCAGGTGCGCGAATCACTCGCCGAGGTGCTCGGCGTGTACGGCCCGCCGCTGAAGTTCGACGTGTCGCTGCCGTTGTCGGCGATCAGCGAATTCGAAAGGCAAGCCGTCGATTTGGTCAGCACCCACGCCCCCGGGGCGCTGCCGGTGCTGTTCGGGCATATCGGCGAGGGCAACCTGCACCTGAACGTATTGCGTTGCCCGGGCGAGCAAGAGCGGCACCTCTACGAGCCGATGATGGACCTCATCGCGCGGTGCGGCGGCAACGTCAGCTCCGAGCACGGCGTCGGCAGCCGCAAGCGGCCCTACCTCGCGATGTCACGCGAGCCCGCGGACATCGCCGCGATGCGCACCCTCAAGGCCGCGCTGGACCCGACCGGCTACCTCAACGCCGCGGTGCTGTTCGAGTAG
- a CDS encoding glucose 1-dehydrogenase, with amino-acid sequence MGRVDGKVALISGAAGGMGAEDARLLVEEGAKVVIGDILDDQGKALADEIGESARYVHLDVTQPDQWEAAVATAVGEFGKLDVLVNNAGTVALGPLRSFDLAKWQKVIDVNLTGTFLGMRVAVDPMIAAGGGSIINVSSIEGLRGAPMVHPYVASKWGVRGLAKSAALELAKHNIRVNSIHPGFIRTPMTKHLPEDMVTVPLGRPGQVREVATFVLFLASDESSYATGSEFVMDGGLITDVNHKDLF; translated from the coding sequence GTGGGTCGCGTTGACGGAAAAGTTGCACTGATCAGTGGCGCCGCCGGTGGGATGGGCGCCGAAGACGCGCGCCTGCTCGTCGAGGAGGGCGCCAAGGTTGTCATCGGCGACATCCTCGACGACCAGGGCAAGGCGCTGGCCGACGAGATCGGGGAATCCGCGCGCTATGTACACCTCGACGTCACCCAGCCCGACCAGTGGGAAGCCGCGGTCGCGACCGCGGTCGGCGAATTCGGCAAGCTCGACGTTTTGGTCAACAACGCCGGCACCGTCGCGCTCGGCCCGCTCAGGAGCTTCGATCTGGCCAAGTGGCAGAAGGTCATTGACGTCAATCTGACCGGAACATTCCTGGGCATGCGGGTGGCCGTCGACCCGATGATCGCGGCCGGCGGTGGCTCGATCATCAACGTGTCGTCGATCGAGGGCCTGCGCGGTGCGCCCATGGTGCACCCGTATGTCGCATCCAAGTGGGGAGTGCGGGGCCTGGCCAAGTCGGCCGCCCTGGAGCTGGCAAAGCACAACATCCGGGTCAACTCCATACACCCCGGCTTCATTCGCACCCCGATGACCAAGCACCTGCCCGAGGACATGGTGACCGTCCCGCTGGGCCGGCCCGGGCAAGTGCGGGAGGTCGCAACGTTCGTGCTGTTTTTGGCCAGCGACGAATCGTCGTACGCCACCGGCAGCGAGTTCGTCATGGACGGCGGGCTGATCACCGACGTGAACCACAAGGACTTGTTCTAG
- a CDS encoding NAD(P)H-dependent amine dehydrogenase family protein, with product MAIRVAHVGTGNVGGLALAELITNPQFELTGVCVSTPEKVGKDAGELCGVGLDAGVVTGVAAVDDLDTIIAAKPECVVYCAMGDTRLPEAMADVMRILAAGINVVGSSPGLLQYPWGVMPDKYIARVEDAAKQGNSSIFISGVDPGFANDLIPFALAGTCQRIEQVRCMEIHDYASYNGTEVMDYMGFAKPMDEIPMLLQPGILSIAWGTAIRQLAAGLGIEVDEITESYQREPAPEDFDIAVGHVAKGTVAVLQFEIRGMVKGHPAIVIEHVTRLRPDLRPDLPQPAAGDGSYRVEITGEPSYAVDIIPSSRKGDHNHAAIAGAAGRVVNAIPAVIAAPPGIRTTLDLPLVTGKGLYAPSTLVTS from the coding sequence ATGGCGATCCGCGTCGCGCACGTCGGTACCGGCAACGTCGGTGGGCTGGCCCTCGCCGAACTGATCACCAACCCGCAGTTCGAGCTGACCGGGGTGTGCGTCTCCACCCCGGAAAAGGTGGGTAAGGACGCGGGCGAGCTGTGCGGCGTCGGCCTGGACGCCGGCGTGGTGACGGGCGTCGCCGCCGTCGACGACCTGGACACCATCATCGCCGCCAAGCCCGAGTGCGTCGTCTACTGCGCAATGGGCGACACCCGGCTGCCCGAGGCCATGGCCGACGTCATGCGCATCCTGGCCGCCGGGATCAACGTCGTCGGATCCTCGCCGGGGCTGCTGCAGTACCCGTGGGGCGTGATGCCCGACAAATACATCGCCCGCGTGGAAGACGCTGCCAAGCAAGGCAATTCAAGCATCTTCATCAGCGGCGTCGACCCCGGGTTCGCCAACGACCTGATCCCGTTCGCGCTCGCCGGGACGTGTCAGCGCATCGAGCAGGTGCGCTGCATGGAGATTCACGACTACGCGTCCTACAACGGCACCGAGGTCATGGACTACATGGGATTCGCCAAGCCCATGGACGAGATCCCGATGCTGCTGCAGCCGGGCATCCTCAGCATCGCCTGGGGCACCGCGATCCGTCAGCTGGCGGCCGGCCTGGGCATCGAGGTCGACGAGATCACCGAGTCCTACCAGCGCGAGCCCGCGCCCGAGGACTTCGACATCGCGGTCGGCCACGTCGCCAAGGGGACCGTGGCCGTGCTGCAGTTCGAGATCCGCGGCATGGTCAAGGGCCACCCCGCCATCGTCATCGAGCACGTCACCCGGCTGCGGCCCGACCTGCGCCCGGACCTGCCCCAGCCCGCCGCGGGCGACGGCTCGTACCGCGTCGAGATCACCGGCGAGCCCTCCTACGCGGTCGACATCATTCCCAGCAGCCGCAAGGGCGACCACAATCACGCCGCGATCGCGGGCGCCGCGGGCCGCGTCGTCAACGCCATCCCGGCGGTGATCGCGGCGCCCCCCGGCATCCGGACCACGCTCGACCTGCCGCTGGTCACCGGAAAAGGCCTTTACGCACCAAGCACTTTGGTGACCAGTTAA
- a CDS encoding alpha/beta hydrolase yields MSTREDLRFPSGDDLISAWLYRPPGDGPAPLLVMAHGLGAVRSMRLDAYAERFSAAGYACLVFDYRNFGDSGGRPRQVLDVGMQLADWAAAVDYARTLPGVDPARIALWGTSFAGGHVIATAARLPGIAAAVAQCPFTDGIASAGTITNPLITARITARAVRDVLASKRGGPPVMVATAGRPGEVALMNTPDAYEGYLRLVPDGADVRNEVAARIALQVFTYRPGRLTPKIGCPILFCVCEADSVAPAAATLRHAARAPRGEVKLYPEGHFAIYVDDAFERVVADQLAFLDKHLRG; encoded by the coding sequence ATGAGCACACGCGAAGACCTTCGGTTCCCGTCCGGCGACGACCTGATCAGCGCCTGGCTCTACCGCCCGCCGGGCGACGGCCCCGCGCCGCTGCTGGTGATGGCCCACGGCCTGGGCGCCGTGCGGAGCATGCGCCTGGACGCCTACGCCGAACGCTTCAGCGCGGCCGGCTACGCGTGCCTGGTGTTCGACTACCGCAACTTCGGCGACAGCGGGGGCCGGCCCCGTCAGGTCCTCGACGTCGGCATGCAGCTCGCCGACTGGGCCGCGGCCGTCGACTACGCGCGCACGCTGCCGGGTGTCGATCCCGCTCGAATCGCGTTGTGGGGCACCTCTTTTGCCGGCGGTCACGTGATCGCGACGGCGGCGCGGCTGCCGGGCATCGCCGCGGCCGTCGCCCAGTGCCCCTTCACCGACGGCATCGCGTCCGCGGGCACCATCACCAACCCGCTGATCACCGCACGCATCACCGCGCGGGCGGTGCGCGACGTGCTCGCGAGCAAGCGGGGCGGGCCACCGGTGATGGTCGCGACGGCGGGGCGGCCCGGCGAGGTCGCGTTGATGAACACGCCCGACGCGTACGAGGGCTACCTGCGGCTGGTGCCCGACGGCGCCGACGTACGCAACGAGGTCGCCGCCCGAATCGCGTTGCAGGTCTTCACCTATCGCCCGGGACGCCTGACACCGAAGATCGGTTGCCCGATCCTGTTCTGCGTGTGCGAGGCCGACTCGGTGGCCCCCGCGGCGGCGACGCTGCGCCACGCGGCCAGAGCGCCCCGCGGCGAGGTCAAGCTGTATCCCGAGGGCCATTTCGCGATCTACGTCGACGACGCGTTCGAGCGGGTGGTCGCCGACCAGCTCGCGTTCCTCGACAAGCACCTGCGCGGTTAA
- a CDS encoding TetR/AcrR family transcriptional regulator, with protein MPTDSITPNGQTRREELLAVATKLFAARGYHGTRMDDVADVIGLNKATVYHYYASKSLILFDIYRQAAEGTLAAVHDDPSWTAREALYQYTVRLLTGIASDPERAAVYFQEQPYITEWFTSEQVAEVREKEAQVYHHVHGLIDRGIASGEFYQCDSHVLALGYIGMTLGSYRWLRPSGRRSAKEIAAEFSTALLRGLIRDEAIRTTSPLGP; from the coding sequence ATGCCCACCGACAGCATCACACCCAATGGGCAAACGCGGCGCGAAGAGCTGCTGGCCGTCGCCACCAAGCTGTTCGCGGCGCGCGGCTATCACGGCACCCGGATGGACGACGTGGCCGACGTGATCGGCCTGAACAAAGCGACCGTCTACCACTATTACGCCAGCAAGTCGCTGATTCTGTTCGACATCTACCGCCAGGCCGCCGAGGGCACGCTGGCCGCCGTGCACGACGACCCGTCCTGGACCGCGCGCGAGGCGCTCTACCAGTACACCGTCCGGCTGCTGACCGGCATCGCCAGCGATCCCGAGCGCGCCGCGGTGTACTTCCAGGAGCAGCCCTACATCACCGAGTGGTTCACCAGCGAGCAGGTCGCCGAGGTCCGCGAGAAGGAAGCGCAGGTCTATCACCACGTGCACGGCCTGATCGACCGCGGGATCGCCAGCGGCGAGTTCTACCAGTGCGATTCGCACGTGCTGGCGCTGGGCTACATCGGCATGACGCTGGGCAGCTATCGCTGGCTGCGGCCCAGCGGGCGGCGCTCCGCCAAGGAGATCGCGGCGGAGTTCAGCACGGCGCTGCTGCGCGGACTGATCCGCGACGAGGCGATCCGCACGACGTCTCCGCTGGGTCCTTAA
- a CDS encoding NAD(P)(+) transhydrogenase (Re/Si-specific) subunit beta: MNYLVIGLYIISFALFIYGLMGLTGPKTAVRGNLIAAVGMAIAVAATLVKIRHTDQWVLIIAGLVVGVVLGVPPARYTKMTAMPQLVAFFNGVGGGTVALIALSEFIETQGFSAFQHGESPTVHIVVASLFAAVIGSISFWGSIIAFGKLQEIISGAPIGFGRAQQPVNLLLLVAAVAAAVVVGVHAHPGTGGASLWWMIGLLAAAGVLGLMVVLPIGGADMPVVISLLNAMTGLSAAAAGLALNNTAMIVAGMIVGASGSILTNLMAKAMNRSIPAIVAGGFGGGGVAPSGDGGGDKTVKATSAADAAIQMAYANQVIVVPGYGLAVAQAQHAVKDMAALLEDKGVEVKYAIHPVAGRMPGHMNVLLAEAEVDYDAMKDMDDINDEFARTDVAIVIGANDVTNPAARNDASSPIYGMPILNVDKAKSVIVLKRSMNSGFAGIDNPLFYGEGTSMLFGDAKKSVTEVAEELKAL; encoded by the coding sequence ATGAACTACTTGGTCATCGGCCTGTACATCATTTCGTTCGCCCTGTTCATCTACGGCCTGATGGGCCTGACCGGGCCCAAAACGGCGGTGCGGGGCAACCTGATCGCCGCGGTGGGCATGGCGATCGCGGTGGCCGCGACGCTGGTCAAGATCCGCCACACCGACCAATGGGTGCTGATCATCGCCGGCCTGGTGGTGGGCGTGGTGCTCGGTGTCCCGCCGGCGCGCTACACCAAGATGACGGCGATGCCGCAGCTGGTGGCGTTCTTCAACGGCGTCGGCGGCGGCACGGTCGCGCTGATCGCGCTGTCGGAATTCATTGAGACGCAAGGCTTTTCGGCGTTCCAGCACGGTGAGTCGCCGACCGTGCACATCGTGGTGGCGTCGTTGTTCGCCGCGGTCATCGGCTCGATCTCGTTCTGGGGATCGATCATCGCGTTCGGCAAGCTGCAGGAGATCATCTCCGGCGCACCGATCGGTTTCGGCAGGGCCCAGCAGCCGGTCAACCTGCTGCTGCTGGTCGCCGCGGTGGCCGCCGCGGTGGTGGTCGGGGTGCACGCCCATCCCGGCACCGGCGGGGCGTCCCTGTGGTGGATGATCGGGCTGCTGGCCGCGGCCGGCGTGCTGGGCCTGATGGTGGTGCTGCCCATCGGCGGCGCGGACATGCCCGTGGTCATCTCGCTGCTCAACGCGATGACGGGGTTGTCTGCCGCGGCCGCCGGTCTGGCGCTGAACAACACCGCGATGATCGTGGCCGGCATGATCGTCGGCGCGTCCGGCTCGATCCTGACCAACCTGATGGCCAAGGCCATGAACCGCTCGATCCCCGCGATCGTCGCCGGCGGCTTCGGCGGCGGCGGGGTGGCCCCCAGTGGCGACGGCGGGGGAGACAAGACCGTCAAGGCCACCTCGGCCGCGGACGCCGCGATCCAGATGGCCTACGCCAACCAGGTGATCGTGGTGCCGGGCTACGGCCTGGCCGTCGCGCAGGCGCAGCACGCGGTGAAGGACATGGCGGCCCTGCTGGAGGACAAGGGCGTGGAGGTCAAATACGCCATCCACCCGGTCGCCGGCCGGATGCCCGGGCACATGAACGTGTTGCTGGCCGAGGCCGAGGTCGACTACGACGCCATGAAGGACATGGACGACATCAACGACGAGTTCGCGCGCACCGACGTCGCGATCGTCATCGGCGCCAACGACGTCACCAACCCCGCGGCCCGCAACGACGCGTCCAGCCCGATCTACGGCATGCCGATCCTCAACGTGGACAAGGCCAAGTCGGTGATCGTGCTGAAGCGGTCGATGAACTCCGGGTTCGCGGGTATCGACAACCCGCTGTTCTACGGCGAGGGCACCAGCATGCTGTTCGGCGACGCGAAGAAGTCGGTGACCGAGGTCGCCGAGGAACTCAAAGCGCTGTAA
- a CDS encoding NAD(P) transhydrogenase subunit alpha part 2 has translation MYDELLANVAILVLSGFVGFAVISKVPNTLHTPLMSGTNAIHGIVVLGALVVFGSVEQPSLAVQIILFVAVVFGTLNVIGGFIVTDRMLGMFKGKRKPVPAASEEPAAK, from the coding sequence ATGTACGACGAACTGTTGGCCAACGTGGCGATCCTGGTGCTGTCCGGGTTCGTCGGGTTCGCGGTCATCTCCAAGGTGCCCAACACGCTGCACACGCCGCTGATGTCGGGCACCAACGCCATCCACGGCATCGTGGTGCTGGGCGCGCTGGTGGTGTTCGGCTCGGTCGAGCAGCCCTCGCTGGCGGTGCAGATCATCCTGTTCGTGGCCGTCGTGTTCGGCACGCTGAACGTCATCGGCGGGTTCATCGTCACCGACCGGATGCTGGGCATGTTCAAGGGCAAGAGGAAACCGGTACCCGCCGCGAGTGAGGAGCCGGCCGCCAAATGA
- a CDS encoding Re/Si-specific NAD(P)(+) transhydrogenase subunit alpha, giving the protein MTDAQTTVGVVSESGADERRVALVPKAVASLVGSGVAVVVESGAGERALLPDALYTEAGATIGDAWAADVVVKVAPPTADEVGKLHSGQTLIGFLAPRNAENSIGALKQAGVQAFALEAIPRISRAQAMDALSSQGNVAGYKAVLLAASEATRFFPMLTTAAGTVKPATVLVLGVGVAGLQALATAKRLGARTTGYDVRPEVADQVRSVGAQWLDIGIDAAGEGGYARELTDEERAQQQQALEKAISGFDVVITTALVPGRPAPRLVTAAAVEAMKPGSVVVDLAGETGGNCELTEPGKTVVKHDVTIASPLNLPATMPEHASELYSKNITALLDLLLTDGKLAPDFDDEVIADSCVTRD; this is encoded by the coding sequence ATGACAGATGCGCAGACGACGGTAGGAGTGGTCTCCGAGTCCGGGGCCGACGAGCGGCGGGTCGCGCTGGTGCCGAAGGCGGTGGCGTCGCTGGTGGGCAGCGGCGTGGCGGTCGTGGTCGAGTCCGGCGCGGGCGAACGGGCGCTGCTGCCCGACGCGCTCTACACCGAGGCCGGCGCCACCATCGGGGACGCGTGGGCCGCCGACGTCGTGGTCAAGGTCGCGCCGCCGACCGCGGACGAGGTCGGCAAGCTACACAGCGGGCAGACGCTGATCGGCTTCCTGGCGCCGCGCAACGCCGAGAACTCGATCGGCGCATTGAAGCAGGCGGGCGTGCAGGCCTTCGCGCTGGAGGCCATCCCGCGGATCTCGCGGGCTCAGGCGATGGACGCCTTGTCGTCGCAGGGCAACGTGGCCGGCTACAAGGCGGTGCTGCTGGCGGCCTCGGAGGCGACCCGGTTCTTCCCGATGCTGACGACGGCCGCCGGAACGGTGAAGCCGGCCACGGTGCTGGTGCTCGGGGTCGGGGTGGCCGGACTGCAGGCGCTGGCGACGGCCAAGCGGCTCGGTGCCCGCACCACCGGTTACGACGTGCGGCCCGAGGTGGCCGATCAGGTGCGCTCGGTGGGCGCGCAGTGGCTCGACATCGGGATCGACGCGGCCGGTGAGGGCGGATACGCCCGCGAGCTGACCGACGAGGAGCGCGCGCAGCAGCAGCAGGCGCTGGAGAAGGCGATCAGCGGTTTCGACGTCGTGATCACCACGGCGCTGGTCCCGGGCCGGCCCGCGCCGCGGTTGGTGACCGCTGCGGCCGTGGAGGCGATGAAGCCCGGCAGCGTGGTGGTGGACCTGGCCGGCGAGACCGGCGGCAACTGCGAGCTCACCGAACCCGGCAAGACGGTCGTCAAGCACGACGTCACCATCGCGTCGCCGCTGAACCTGCCGGCGACGATGCCCGAGCACGCCTCCGAGCTCTACAGCAAGAACATCACCGCTTTGCTGGACTTGCTGCTCACCGACGGCAAGCTGGCGCCGGACTTCGACGACGAGGTCATCGCGGACTCCTGTGTGACGCGGGACTGA
- a CDS encoding nuclear transport factor 2 family protein, which produces MTESRPPFPPFTRETALQKVQAAEDAWNTRDPHRVSLAYTVDSRWRNRGERIVGRDEIVAFLTRKWQRELDYALRKVLWDFHDNRIAVRFQYECRDQSGQWYRSYGNELWEFAESGLMARREASINDVRIDESQRRIFGPRPSSEHAHDIPLW; this is translated from the coding sequence GTGACCGAATCCCGCCCCCCGTTCCCGCCGTTCACGCGGGAGACCGCGCTGCAGAAGGTGCAGGCGGCCGAGGATGCCTGGAACACCCGGGACCCGCACCGCGTCAGCCTGGCGTACACGGTCGATTCGCGGTGGCGAAACCGCGGCGAGCGCATCGTTGGCCGCGACGAGATCGTGGCGTTCCTGACCCGCAAGTGGCAGCGCGAACTGGATTACGCGCTGCGCAAGGTTCTTTGGGACTTCCACGACAACCGCATCGCGGTCCGCTTCCAATACGAGTGCCGCGACCAGTCGGGGCAGTGGTATCGCAGCTACGGCAACGAGCTGTGGGAGTTCGCCGAGTCGGGGCTGATGGCCCGCCGCGAAGCCAGCATCAACGACGTGCGGATCGACGAATCGCAGCGACGCATCTTCGGGCCCCGCCCGTCGTCCGAACACGCCCACGACATCCCGCTCTGGTAG
- a CDS encoding acyl-CoA dehydrogenase family protein, producing MSAKASDYHKRLTDFMTEYVFPAEADYDKFRHEAGPRDHTVPPVVEELKIKAKQQGLWNLFLPAESGLTNLEYAPLAEITGWSLEIAPEALNCAAPDTGNMETLHLFATEEQRKQWLEPLLAGEIRSAFSMTEPAVASSDARNIETSIVRDGADYVINGRKWWTSGAADPRCKILIVMGRTNPDAASHQQQSMVLVPMDTPGVTVVRSTPVFGWQDQHGHCEIVYDNVRVPATNLLGEEGGGFAIAQARLGPGRIHHCMRALGGAERALALMSDRAQKRVAFGRPLAEQGVVRESIAKSRNEIDQARLLCEKAAWTIDQHGNKAAHLLVSQIKAVAPQVACDVIDRAIQVHGAAGVSDDTVLARLYGWHRAMRIFDGPDEVHMRTIARAELGREKSALAAAVTAHD from the coding sequence ATGTCGGCCAAGGCCAGCGACTACCACAAGCGGCTGACCGATTTCATGACCGAGTATGTGTTCCCGGCCGAGGCCGACTACGACAAGTTCCGTCACGAAGCCGGCCCGCGCGACCACACGGTTCCGCCCGTCGTCGAGGAACTGAAGATCAAGGCCAAGCAGCAGGGCCTGTGGAACCTGTTCCTGCCGGCCGAATCGGGCCTGACCAACCTCGAATACGCGCCGCTGGCCGAGATCACCGGCTGGAGCCTGGAGATCGCCCCCGAGGCGCTCAACTGCGCGGCACCCGACACCGGCAACATGGAGACGCTGCACCTGTTCGCCACCGAGGAACAGCGCAAGCAGTGGCTGGAGCCGTTGCTGGCCGGCGAGATCCGCAGCGCCTTCTCCATGACGGAGCCGGCCGTGGCCAGCAGCGACGCCCGCAACATCGAGACCTCGATCGTGCGCGACGGCGCCGACTACGTGATCAACGGCCGCAAGTGGTGGACGTCGGGCGCGGCCGACCCGCGCTGCAAGATCCTGATCGTCATGGGCCGCACCAACCCCGACGCCGCGAGCCACCAGCAGCAGTCGATGGTGTTGGTGCCGATGGACACGCCCGGCGTGACGGTGGTGCGCTCCACCCCGGTCTTCGGCTGGCAGGACCAGCACGGCCACTGCGAGATCGTCTACGACAACGTGCGCGTGCCGGCCACCAACCTGCTCGGCGAGGAGGGCGGCGGCTTCGCGATCGCCCAGGCCCGCCTCGGGCCGGGCCGCATCCACCACTGCATGCGCGCGCTCGGCGGGGCCGAGCGCGCCCTGGCCCTGATGTCCGACCGGGCCCAAAAGCGGGTGGCGTTCGGCCGCCCGCTGGCCGAGCAGGGCGTGGTGCGGGAGTCAATTGCCAAGTCCCGCAACGAGATCGACCAGGCACGGCTGCTGTGCGAGAAGGCGGCGTGGACCATCGACCAGCACGGCAACAAGGCCGCGCACCTGCTGGTCTCCCAGATCAAGGCGGTGGCCCCGCAGGTGGCCTGCGACGTCATCGACCGCGCCATCCAGGTGCACGGGGCCGCCGGCGTCAGCGACGACACGGTGCTGGCCCGCCTCTACGGCTGGCACCGCGCCATGCGGATCTTCGACGGCCCGGACGAGGTGCACATGCGAACCATCGCGCGCGCCGAGCTGGGCCGGGAGAAGTCGGCGCTCGCCGCGGCGGTCACCGCGCATGACTGA
- a CDS encoding tyrosine-protein phosphatase, with the protein MTEALRELSGAWNFRDVSDGAPALKPGRLFRSGELSGLDDDGRATLSRLGITDVADLRAAREVARRGPGLVPDGVEVHLLPFPDLGEQDAGTDDAAPHEHAFQRLLTGEGVEESEQSVNEAATRYMIDEYRQFPTRNGAQRALHRVISLLADGHSVLTHCFAGKDRTGFVVATVLEAIGIDRDTILADFLRSNDAAPALRAQISAMIAQRQDAELTPEVVTWTEARLSDGVLGVREVYLAAARQTIDEEFGSLDAYLRAASVSESDVERLREALLA; encoded by the coding sequence ATGACTGAGGCGTTGCGAGAACTGTCGGGCGCGTGGAACTTTCGTGACGTCTCCGACGGCGCACCGGCGCTCAAACCCGGGCGGCTGTTCCGCTCCGGCGAACTGAGCGGGCTCGACGACGACGGCCGCGCGACGCTGAGCCGGCTGGGCATCACCGACGTCGCCGATCTGCGGGCGGCCCGCGAGGTCGCGCGGCGCGGGCCGGGGCTGGTTCCCGACGGCGTCGAGGTGCACCTGTTGCCCTTCCCCGATCTCGGCGAGCAGGACGCCGGGACCGACGACGCGGCGCCGCACGAACACGCCTTCCAGCGCCTGCTCACCGGCGAGGGCGTCGAGGAATCGGAGCAGTCGGTCAACGAGGCCGCCACCCGCTACATGATCGACGAATACCGCCAATTCCCAACGCGTAACGGGGCGCAGCGGGCGTTGCACCGCGTCATCTCGCTGCTGGCCGACGGGCATTCGGTGCTGACGCACTGCTTCGCCGGCAAGGACCGCACCGGCTTCGTGGTGGCGACCGTGCTGGAGGCGATCGGCATCGACCGCGACACCATCCTGGCCGACTTCCTGCGCAGCAACGACGCCGCGCCCGCCCTGCGGGCGCAGATCTCCGCGATGATCGCGCAGCGCCAGGACGCCGAGCTGACCCCGGAGGTGGTGACCTGGACCGAGGCGCGGCTGTCCGACGGCGTGCTCGGGGTCCGCGAGGTCTACCTGGCCGCCGCGCGCCAAACCATCGACGAGGAATTCGGGTCGCTGGACGCCTACTTGCGCGCCGCGAGCGTCAGCGAGTCAGACGTGGAGCGCCTGCGCGAGGCGCTGCTCGCCTGA